The following are encoded in a window of Amycolatopsis lexingtonensis genomic DNA:
- a CDS encoding YbaB/EbfC family nucleoid-associated protein, translating to MAAEFEQLVTEFERFQSSIRNVDDRFAGLGAMQQQLSELRAGASSPDGGVTVVTGPGGAVLDVKFTDAALAKGPQALSAALMATLREAVGEAARRQAVLVQEHLGDDIGLVDQVLETQAEAFGTTVEEMRSKLAEEAPARERPAAPEDFSEERVLRPSDDATPPPAPPAAGGSAGDTFLKNLFDEED from the coding sequence ATGGCGGCCGAGTTCGAGCAACTGGTGACCGAGTTCGAGCGGTTCCAGTCGAGCATCCGGAACGTCGACGACCGGTTCGCCGGTCTCGGGGCGATGCAGCAGCAGCTGTCCGAACTGCGGGCGGGCGCGTCGTCGCCGGACGGCGGGGTGACCGTCGTCACCGGGCCCGGGGGCGCGGTGCTCGACGTCAAGTTCACCGACGCCGCGCTGGCGAAGGGCCCGCAGGCGCTGTCCGCGGCCCTGATGGCGACGCTGCGGGAGGCGGTCGGCGAAGCGGCCCGGCGGCAGGCCGTGCTCGTCCAGGAGCACCTCGGCGACGACATCGGCCTGGTCGACCAGGTCCTGGAGACCCAGGCCGAGGCGTTCGGAACCACCGTCGAAGAAATGCGGTCGAAGCTGGCGGAAGAGGCGCCCGCCCGTGAGCGGCCGGCCGCGCCGGAGGACTTCTCGGAGGAGCGGGTGCTGCGGCCGTCCGACGACGCCACGCCGCCCCCGGCACCGCCGGCGGCCGGGGGGTCCGCGGGCGACACCTTCCTGAAGAACCTGTTCGACGAGGAGGACTGA
- the tuf gene encoding elongation factor Tu, with amino-acid sequence MAKAKFERTKPHVNIGTIGHVDHGKTTLTAAITKVLHDKYPELNESRAFDQIDNAPEEKQRGITINISHVEYQTEKRHYAHVDAPGHADYIKNMITGAAQMDGAILVVAATDGPMPQTREHVLLARQVGVPYIVVALNKADMVDDEEILELVELEVRELLSSQEFPGDDAPVVRVSGLKALEGDEKWADAVLELMTAVDDNVPDPVRELDKPFLMPIEDVFTITGRGTVVTGRVERGQINVNEEVEIVGIREKSTKTTVTGVEMFRKLLDSGQAGDNVGLLVRGIKREDVERGQVVVKPGTTTPHTDFEGRVYILSKDEGGRHTPFFNNYRPQFYFRTTDVTGVVTLPEGTEMVMPGDNTDISVQLIQPVAMDEGLRFAIREGGRTVGAGQVTKINK; translated from the coding sequence GTGGCGAAGGCGAAATTCGAGCGGACCAAGCCGCACGTCAACATCGGCACCATCGGCCACGTTGACCACGGCAAGACGACTCTGACCGCGGCGATCACCAAGGTGCTGCACGACAAGTACCCGGAGCTGAACGAGTCGCGGGCGTTCGACCAGATCGACAACGCGCCGGAAGAGAAGCAGCGCGGCATCACGATCAACATCTCGCACGTCGAGTACCAGACCGAGAAGCGTCACTACGCGCACGTCGACGCCCCCGGTCACGCGGACTACATCAAGAACATGATCACCGGTGCGGCGCAGATGGACGGCGCGATCCTCGTGGTCGCGGCGACCGACGGCCCGATGCCGCAGACCCGTGAGCACGTGCTGCTCGCCCGCCAGGTCGGCGTGCCCTACATCGTGGTCGCGCTGAACAAGGCCGACATGGTCGACGACGAGGAGATCCTGGAGCTCGTCGAGCTCGAGGTCCGCGAGCTGCTGTCCTCGCAGGAGTTCCCCGGCGACGACGCCCCGGTCGTGCGCGTGTCCGGTCTCAAGGCCCTCGAGGGCGACGAGAAGTGGGCCGACGCCGTGCTCGAGCTGATGACCGCCGTCGACGACAACGTGCCGGACCCGGTGCGCGAGCTCGACAAGCCGTTCCTGATGCCGATCGAGGACGTCTTCACCATCACCGGTCGTGGCACCGTGGTGACCGGTCGCGTCGAGCGCGGCCAGATCAACGTCAACGAAGAGGTCGAGATCGTGGGTATCCGCGAGAAGTCGACCAAGACCACCGTCACCGGTGTCGAGATGTTCCGCAAGCTGCTCGACTCGGGCCAGGCGGGCGACAACGTCGGCCTGCTGGTCCGCGGTATCAAGCGCGAGGACGTCGAGCGCGGCCAGGTCGTCGTGAAGCCGGGCACCACCACCCCGCACACCGACTTCGAGGGCCGGGTCTACATCCTGTCGAAGGACGAGGGTGGCCGTCACACCCCGTTCTTCAACAACTACCGCCCGCAGTTCTACTTCCGCACCACCGACGTGACCGGCGTCGTGACCCTCCCCGAGGGCACCGAAATGGTCATGCCGGGCGACAACACCGACATCTCGGTCCAGCTGATCCAGCCGGTCGCGATGGACGAGGGTCTGCGCTTCGCCATCCGCGAGGGTGGCCGGACCGTCGGCGCGGGTCAGGTCACCAAGATCAACAAGTGA
- the rpsG gene encoding 30S ribosomal protein S7 — protein MPRKGPAPKRPLISDPVYASPLVTQLVNKVLKDGKRSLAERIVYGALEGAREKTGTDPVVTLKRALDNVKPTIEVKSRRVGGATYQVPIEVKPGRSTTLALRWLVSFSQARREKTMIERLQNELLDASNGLGASVKRREDTHKMAESNRAFAHYRW, from the coding sequence ATGCCCCGCAAGGGTCCGGCCCCGAAGCGGCCGCTGATCTCCGACCCCGTCTACGCCTCCCCGCTGGTCACCCAGCTGGTGAACAAGGTGCTGAAGGACGGGAAGCGGTCCCTGGCCGAGCGCATCGTGTACGGCGCGCTCGAAGGCGCTCGCGAGAAGACGGGCACCGACCCGGTCGTCACGCTGAAGCGCGCTCTCGACAACGTGAAGCCCACCATCGAGGTGAAGAGCCGCCGCGTCGGTGGCGCCACCTACCAGGTGCCGATCGAGGTCAAGCCGGGCCGCTCCACGACCCTGGCGCTGCGCTGGCTGGTCTCCTTCTCGCAGGCCCGCCGCGAGAAGACGATGATCGAGCGCCTGCAGAACGAGCTCCTGGACGCTTCCAACGGCCTCGGTGCCTCGGTGAAGCGTCGCGAGGACACGCACAAGATGGCCGAGTCCAACCGGGCCTTCGCGCACTACCGCTGGTGA
- the fusA gene encoding elongation factor G: MAREVLTDLNKVRNIGIMAHIDAGKTTTTERILFYTGVNYKIGEVHDGAATMDWMEEEQKRGITITSAATTTFWADHQINLIDTPGHVDFTVEVERNLRVLDGAVAVFDGKEGVEPQSEQVWRQADKYDVPRICFVNKMDKLGADFYYTLKTITERLGVKPLAIQLPIGAENDFEGVVDLVRMKALTWRGEVQKGEDYSVEDIPAELADRAAEYREKLIEAVAETDDALMEKFLEGEELSTDEIKSGIRKLVITREAFPVLAGSAFKNKGVQPMLDAVIDYLPSPLDVPAVEGLLPDGETVVSRKASVDEPFAALAFKIAAHPFFGKLTYIRVYSGKVAAGAQVINATKERKERIGKIFQMHSNKENPVDDAQVGHIYAVIGLKDTTTGDTLADPQNPIVLESMTFPEPVIRVAIEPKTKADQEKLSLAIQKLAEEDPTFQVKLDEDTGQTIIAGMGELHLEVLVNRMKSDYKVEANIGKPQVAYRETIKKTVDKLDYVHKKQTGGSGQFAKVIVKLEPLERTDGALYEFDNKVTGGRVPREYIPSVDAGAQDAMQYGVLAGYPLVGLKFTLLDGAYHEVDSSEMAFKIAGSMAMKEAAKKAGPVILEPMMAVEVTTPEDYMGDVIGDLNSRRGQIQAMEERSGTRVVKALVPLSEMFGYVGDLRSRTQGRANYSMVFDSYAEVPANVAKEIIAKATGE, encoded by the coding sequence GTGGCACGTGAAGTGCTGACCGACCTGAACAAGGTCCGCAACATCGGCATCATGGCCCACATCGACGCCGGCAAGACGACGACCACCGAGCGGATCCTGTTCTACACCGGGGTCAACTACAAGATCGGTGAAGTCCACGACGGCGCCGCCACCATGGACTGGATGGAGGAGGAGCAGAAGCGGGGTATCACCATCACCTCGGCTGCCACCACCACCTTCTGGGCCGACCACCAGATCAACCTGATCGACACCCCCGGGCACGTCGACTTCACCGTCGAGGTGGAGCGCAACCTGCGGGTGCTCGACGGCGCGGTCGCCGTCTTCGACGGCAAGGAAGGTGTCGAGCCGCAGTCCGAGCAGGTCTGGCGGCAGGCGGACAAATACGACGTCCCGCGCATCTGCTTCGTCAACAAGATGGACAAGCTGGGTGCGGACTTCTACTACACGCTGAAGACCATCACCGAGCGCCTCGGCGTCAAGCCGCTGGCGATCCAGCTCCCGATCGGCGCCGAGAACGACTTCGAAGGCGTCGTCGACCTGGTCCGCATGAAGGCGCTGACCTGGCGCGGCGAGGTCCAGAAGGGCGAGGACTACTCGGTCGAGGACATCCCGGCCGAGCTGGCCGACCGTGCGGCGGAGTACCGCGAGAAGCTGATCGAGGCCGTCGCCGAGACCGACGACGCGCTGATGGAGAAGTTCCTCGAGGGCGAAGAGCTGTCGACGGACGAGATCAAGTCCGGCATCCGCAAGCTGGTCATCACCCGCGAGGCGTTCCCGGTCCTGGCCGGCTCCGCCTTCAAGAACAAGGGCGTGCAGCCCATGCTCGACGCGGTGATCGACTACCTGCCGTCGCCGCTGGACGTCCCGGCCGTCGAGGGCCTGCTGCCCGACGGTGAGACCGTCGTGTCCCGCAAGGCCTCGGTGGACGAGCCGTTCGCCGCGCTCGCGTTCAAGATCGCCGCGCACCCGTTCTTCGGCAAGCTGACCTACATCCGGGTGTACTCGGGCAAGGTCGCCGCCGGCGCGCAGGTCATCAACGCGACCAAGGAGCGCAAGGAGCGCATCGGGAAGATCTTCCAGATGCACTCCAACAAGGAGAACCCGGTCGACGACGCCCAGGTCGGCCACATCTACGCGGTCATCGGGCTGAAGGACACCACCACGGGTGACACCCTGGCGGACCCGCAGAACCCGATCGTGCTGGAGTCGATGACGTTCCCCGAGCCGGTCATCCGGGTCGCGATCGAACCGAAGACGAAGGCCGACCAGGAGAAGCTGTCCCTGGCGATCCAGAAGCTGGCCGAAGAGGACCCGACGTTCCAGGTCAAGCTGGACGAGGACACCGGCCAGACGATCATCGCGGGTATGGGCGAGCTGCACCTCGAGGTGCTGGTGAACCGGATGAAGTCCGACTACAAGGTCGAGGCGAACATCGGCAAGCCGCAGGTCGCGTACCGCGAGACGATCAAGAAGACGGTCGACAAGCTCGACTACGTCCACAAGAAGCAGACCGGTGGTTCCGGCCAGTTCGCGAAGGTCATCGTGAAGCTGGAGCCGCTCGAGCGCACCGACGGCGCGCTCTACGAGTTCGACAACAAGGTGACCGGTGGTCGCGTGCCGCGGGAGTACATCCCCTCGGTGGACGCGGGCGCGCAGGACGCGATGCAGTACGGCGTCCTGGCCGGCTACCCGCTCGTCGGGTTGAAGTTCACCCTGTTGGACGGTGCTTACCACGAGGTCGACTCTTCGGAGATGGCGTTCAAGATCGCCGGTTCCATGGCGATGAAGGAAGCCGCGAAGAAGGCCGGCCCGGTGATCCTGGAGCCGATGATGGCGGTCGAGGTGACCACGCCCGAGGACTACATGGGCGATGTCATCGGTGACCTCAACTCCCGCCGTGGTCAGATCCAGGCCATGGAGGAGCGGTCGGGCACCCGCGTCGTGAAGGCGCTGGTCCCGCTGTCGGAGATGTTCGGTTACGTCGGTGACCTCCGGTCCCGCACCCAGGGCCGGGCGAACTACTCCATGGTGTTCGACTCCTACGCCGAGGTTCCCGCGAACGTCGCGAAGGAAATCATCGCGAAGGCGACGGGGGAGTAA
- the rpsL gene encoding 30S ribosomal protein S12: MPTIQQLVRKGRQDKAAKQKTAALKGSPQRRGVCTRVYTTTPKKPNSALRKVARVKLTSGIEVTAYIPGEGHNLQEHSMVLVRGGRVKDLPGVRYKIIRGSLDTQGVKNRKQARSRYGAKKEKS, from the coding sequence TTGCCCACGATCCAGCAGCTGGTCCGCAAGGGCCGCCAGGACAAGGCTGCCAAGCAGAAGACCGCGGCCCTCAAGGGGAGCCCGCAGCGGCGCGGCGTGTGCACCCGCGTGTACACGACCACCCCCAAGAAGCCGAACTCGGCGCTGCGCAAGGTCGCGCGTGTGAAGCTGACCAGCGGCATCGAGGTCACCGCCTACATCCCCGGTGAGGGCCACAACCTGCAGGAGCACTCGATGGTGCTCGTGCGCGGTGGTCGTGTGAAGGACCTTCCGGGTGTCCGTTACAAGATCATCCGCGGTTCGCTCGACACGCAGGGTGTCAAGAACCGCAAGCAGGCGCGCAGCCGGTACGGCGCGAAGAAGGAGAAGAGCTAA